A genomic stretch from Salvelinus sp. IW2-2015 unplaced genomic scaffold, ASM291031v2 Un_scaffold1566, whole genome shotgun sequence includes:
- the LOC112071272 gene encoding SLAM family member 9-like, protein MAALLHYIVFLSALVQGSESSTETLKLFLLKGLNVHLDVQGYAKLNNIEDLKWTFNKSQNLVKYSNESSTVKVYTKYQGRVEFYKGNFSLLLKNLQEGDSGLYDARASGDENKDVAKYQISVQERVEPPVLTVDSVASINGICNVTVTCRGQNTSVTSSCNSSTCSQVGGESRGSETSTVPLLSVYVAGASIICNHSNQVSWAPDTKEIETICASKSKTERDKEDHDYNVKVGIIIIIIIIIIFVGCALFAWRMLNKSDKKDIMNTEYASVRVRYRRYLPSLILCHS, encoded by the exons AATCCAGCACTGAGACTCTGAAACTGTTTCTGCTGAAGGGACTAAATGTTCATCTGGATGTCCAAGGATATGCTAAACTAAATAATATTGAGGATTTAAAGTGGACGTTTAACAAATCTCAGAATTTAGTAAAATACTCCAATGAATCATCAACAGTGAAAGTATACACTAAATACCAAGGCAGGGTTGAGTTTTATAAGGGAAACTTCTCTCTACTACTGAAGAACCTACAGGAAGGAGACAGTGGACTTTATGACGCACGAGCGAGTGGtgacgaaaacaaagatgttgcCAAGTACCAGATATCAGTTCAAG AGAGAGTTGAGCCTCCAGTCCTGACAGTGGACTCTGTCGCCTCCATCAATGGCATCTGTAATGTGACTGTGACCTGCAGAGGTCAGAACACCTCTGTCACCTCCAGCTGTAACAGCAGCACCTGCTctcaggtgggaggagagagtagagggtcTGAGACCTCCACTGTCCCCCTGCTCTCTGTCTATGTGGCAGGGGCTTCCATCATCTGTAACCACAGCAACCAAGTCAGCTGGGCCCCTGACACAAAGGAGATCGAAACTATTTGTGCATCCAAATCTA AAACAGAGCGGGACAAAGAGGACCACGACTACAATGTCAAAGtcggcatcatcatcatcatcatcatcatcattatttttGTTGGATGTGCCCTGTTTGCTTGGCGAATGCTGAATAAAA GTGACAAAAAGGACATCATGAACACAGAGTATGCTTCAGTCAGGGTAAGATACCGCAGATATTTACCATCACTGATACTGTGTCATTCTTGA